CGCCCGCGAATCACTCATCGCGTCCGATTTGTTCGGCGGCGATGTCAAGCGTATTTTCCCGATTGTCGATAACGATGGCTCCGACTCGCAGGTTTTCGACAACGTGCTCGAATTCCTTTCGCTCGGTGGCCGCAGCCTGCCGCACGCCGTCATGATGATGATTCCCGAACCGTGGGCGAATCATGAAAGCATGAACGACGACAAGAAAGCGTTCTACGAATACCATGCTTCGTTGATGGAACCGTGGGATGGCCCCGCCTCGATTGGTTTCACCGATGGCACGCGCGTTGGCGCTGTTCTCGACCGCAACGGGCTGCGTCCTTCGCGCTACTACGTGACCAGCGACGATTTGGTCATCCTCGCGTCGGAAGTCGGCGTCTTGTCGATTCCTGCCGAGAAAGTTGTCGAGAAGGGTCGTTTGCAGCCGGGCCGCATGTTCCTCGTGGACACTGAAGCGGGCCGCATTATTTCCGACGAAGAAATCAAGAACCAGATTGCGACCGAGCACCCATATCGCCAGTGGCTCGCTGATAATCTCATCAAGATGGCCGATATTGCTGATGCGCCGCACGCGCCCGCTATTGACCACGATACGGTTCAGCAGCGTCAGCACGCATTCGGCTACACCTTTGAAGATTTGCAAGTCATCGTCGGCCCGATGGCGAAACAGGGCATCGAACCGATTGGCTCGATGGGCACTGACATCCCGCTCGCAGTTTTGAGCAACAAGCCGCAACTGATGTATTCGTACTTCAAGCAGCTGTTCGCTCAGGTAACCAACCCGCCAATCGACTCGATTCGCGAAGAAATCATCACCTCTGCGGTGACGACGATCGGGCCAGAGCGCAACCTGTTGCAGCCCACGCCCGAAAGTTGCCGCCAGATCGAGATTCAGAACCCGATCCTTTCGGTCGAAGAACTCGAAAAAGTACGGTCGATTTCGACCCCAGGTTTCAGCACTGTAACCTTGCCCATTCTGTTCGACCCCAAGAGCGGCGGCGAAGGTTTGGAAAAGGCGCTGAATGACTTGTTTGCCGCAGCGGACAAAGCGGTCGAAGACGGAATCAATATCATTATTCTTTCCGACCGTGAAGTTTCGGCAGAGCGTGCGGCAATGCCGGCGCTGCTGGCTGTCGCGGGCTTGCATCACCACCTGATTCGCAACGGCAACCGCACCAAAATCGGCTTGCTCTTGGAAAGCGGCGAACCGCGCGAAGTGCATCACTTCGCTCTCTTGCTGGGCTACGGCGTGGGCGCGATTTGCCCCTACCTCGCCTACGAATCGCTCGCCGACATGATTAAGACCGGACTGCTTCCGGGCGTCGAATTTAAGGACGCGGTCTACAAGTTCCGCAAAGCAGCTGTGAAAGGTGTTGTCAAAACGATGTCGAAGATGGGCATTTCGACCATCCAGAGCTATCGCGGCGCGCAGATTTTTGAAGCTGTCGGCTTGCACGAAGACGTCGTGAACCGCTATTTCACCTGGACGGCGTCGCGCATTCAGGGCATTGGCATTCAGGAAATCGCCGAGCAGTGCCGCGCACGTCATCATCGCGCGTTTCCCGACAACGAAGTCGATGAAGCGCTCGATGTGGGCGGCAAGTACGCATGGCGTCGCGAGGGCGAGTTCCACTCGTTCAATCCGGCGACGATTCACAAGCTTCAGTTCGCCTGCCGCACCGAGAACTACCGCGCGTTCAAAGAATACACCGAAATGCTCAACGAGCAGCAAACGCAGCTTTCCACGCTGCGCGGCCTGCTGTCGTTCAAAGATCGTCCTTCAGTGCCGATTGAGGAAGTGGAAACCGTCGAGCAAATCGTCGCGCGCTTCAAGACCGGCGCGATGAGTTATGGCTCGATTTCTTCGGAAGCGCACGAAGCTCTGGCGATTGCGATGAACCGGTTGGGCGGCAAGAGCAATACGGGCGAAGGCGGCGAAGACCCCGCGCGCTATACGGTTGAAGAGAACGGCGACAGCAAGAACTCGGCGATCAAGCAGGTTGCTTCGGGGCGTTTCGGTGTCACCAGCAATTACCTTGTCAACGCGCAGGAAATTCAAATTAAGATGGCGCAGGGCGCGAAGCCCGGCGAAGGCGGCCAGCTTCCCGGAACCAAGGTTTACCCGTGGGTTGCGAAAGTTCGCGGCTCCACACCCGGTGTCGGCCTGATTTCGCCTCCGCCTCACCACGACATTTACTCGATTGAAGACCTCGCCGAACTGATTCACGACCTGAAGAACGCCAACCGTTATGCGCGCATCAACGTGAAGCTGGTGTCGGAAGTTGGCGTCGGAACGATTGCGGCAGGCGTGGCGAAAGCCAAAGCCGACGTCATTCTGATTTCGGGTTACGAAGGCGGCACCGGCGCATCGCCGCAAAGCTCGATCTACAACGCGGGCCTGCCGTGGGAATTGGGTATCGCAGAAGCGAACCAGACGCTGCTACTTAACGACTTGCGTTCGCGCGTGACGCTCGAAACCGACGGCAAGTTAATGACAGGCCGCGATGTCGTTATCGCGTGTTTGCTCGGCGCTGAAGAATTCGGTTTTGCGACGACGCCGCTTGTTGTCATGGGCTGCATCATGATGCGCGCCTGCCACCTCGACACCTGTCCGGTTGGCGTCGCAACGCAAAATCCGGCGCTCCGCAAATTGTTTACGGGCGACCCCGGCCACGTTGTGAACTTCATGCGATTTATTGCGCAGGATATGCGCGAAGTGATGGCCGAACTCGGCTTCCGCACCATTAACGAAATGGTAGGCCGCAGCGACGTGCTCGAAGTCCGCAAGGCCATCGAGCATTGGCAGGCACGCGGCGTCGATCTTTCGGGCTTGCTTTACAAGCCTGAAGTTGGGGAAAGCGTTGGAACTTACTGCCAGCAGATTCAGGATCACGGTATCGACAAGACGCTCGATGTCACCAAGCTCTTGGACCTTGCCAAACCAGCGCTTGAAAGTGGCGAGAAAGTCGATGTCGAAATGCCGATTGGCAACCTCAACCGCGTTGTCGGCACCGTGTTGGGAAGCGAAGTCACGCGCAAATATGGTTTGGAGGGCTTACCCGACGACACCATTACCCTGCGCTTTAACGGCTCGGCGGGTCAGAGCTTTGGCGCTTTCATGCCGCACGGTATGACACTTTCCCTCGTGGGCGACGCCAACGATTATGTCGGCAAAGGCTTGAGCGGCGGCAAAATCGTCATCGCTTCGCCGCCGGAATCTACGTTTGCGCCGGAAGACAACATCATCATCGGCAACGTCGCGTTCTATGGTGCAACGGCGGGCGAAGCTTATATTTCGGGCATGGCGGGTGAGCGTTTCTGCGTTCGCAACTCCGGCGTGCGCGCGGTGATTGAAGCCGTCGGCGACCATGGCTGCGAATACATGACCGGCGGAGAGGTTGTGGTTCTGGGTAAAACCGGACGCAACTTCGCGGCGGGCATGAGCGGCGGCATCGCCTATGTCTTCGACGCAGACGGTTCGTTCCCCGGCCATTGCAACAAAGAAATGGTCGATCTGGACGCGCTCGATGATGTCGAAGAAATTCTCGAATTGCGCGCGACGGTTCAGCGTCACGCTGACCTCACTGGCAGCAAGCTGGCGCAGCGGATTTTGGAGAACTGGGAAGCGAGCGTGGCGAAATTCGTTAAGGTCTTCCCGAAAGACTACAAGCGCGCGCAGGAAGCCATGCGCCGCGTCACCGCGCAGGGCTTGACCGGCGACGAAGCTGTCATGGCCGCGTTCGAGGACAATATCCGAGACGCCGCTCGTGTTGCAAACGCTTAAAATTTAATTCAGCAGGGCTGAAGAAATTTCTTCGGCTCGGTGCATTGTTCAATAAGTACGGTCGATTTCGACCGTACTCTTTAAAGAAGAGGAACTGTTATGGGCAAGCCGACGGGCTTTTTAGAATTCAAGAGAGAACTGCCCGCCGACCGCCAGCCGGTCGAGCGCATCAAAGATTGGAAGGAATTTCACTTTCATCTCGATGAACCGAAGTTGCGCGAACAGGGCGCGCGCTGCATGAACTGCGGCGTGCCGTTCTGCCATACCGGCGCGATGTTCAATGGCATGGCTTCGGGTTGCCCCATCAACAACCTTATTCCCGAATGGAACGATTTGGTTTATCGCGGCTTGTGGGAGCAGGCCGCCGAACGATTGTACAAAACCAATAACTTCCCCGAGTTTACGGGCCGCGTCTGCCCTGCTCCGTGCGAAGGTTCGTGCGTTCTCGGCATTAACAACCCGCCCGTTACGATCAAGAACATTGAGTGCGAAATCTCCGACCGCGCCAACAAGAACGGCTGGCGTCAGCCTGAGTTGCCGGAAAAGCGCACGGGAAAGAAAATCGCCGTTGTTGGCAGCGGCCCAGCCGGACTTGCGTGCGCCGATCAGCTCAATAAAGCCGGTCACACCGTTACGGTTTACGAGCGCGCCGACCGCGTTGGTGGCCTCCTCATGTATGGCATTCCCAACATGAAGCTGGATAAAGAAGTCGTTCAGGCGCGCGTCGATTTGATGGCGGCTGAAGGCGTGACTTTCCTCACTGGCGTCGAAGTCGGCAAAGATGTTTCCTCCGAACAGCTCCGCAACGATTTCGATGCGATTGTGTTGTGCGGCGGAGCGACCAAGCCACGCGACTTGCCGATTGAAGGCCGCGACCTGAAAGGCGTTCATTTCGCGATGGACTTCCTGCGCGCCAACACCAAATCGCTGCTCGATTCGTATCACGAGAACGGCGATTACATTTCGGCCAAAGATAAAGATGTCATCGTCATTGGCGGCGGCGACACCGGCACCGACTGTGTTGGCACTTCGTTGCGTCACGGCTGTCGTTCGGTTACCCAGCTTGAACTGCTGCCGCAATCGCCGCTCGAACGCACCGCCGACAATCCGTGGCCGCAATGGCCGCGCGTGCACAAAGTCGATTACGGTCAGGAAGAAGCCGCCGAAATCTTTGGCGCCGACCCGCGCCGCTATTCGGTGATGACCGAGCGTTTCGTTGGCGATGAAGACGGCAACTTGAAAGAAATCCACACCGTTGAAATCGTGTGGGCCAAAGATGAATCGGGTCGCTTCACGCATACCAAAGTTGCGGGCAGCGAAAAGGTTTTACCTGCGCAGTTGGTTCTGCTCGCGATGGGTTTCATGGGGCCGGAAAACACCGTTTTAGGCGCGCTCGAAGTCGAAACGGACGAGCGCAGCAACGCCAAAGCCGAGCATGGCAAGTTCACCACGAACATCGACGGCGTTTTCGCTGCCGGCGATATGCGTCGCGGCCAGAGCCTCGTCGTTTGGGCGATCAACGAAGGTCGCGGCGCCGCCCGCGAATGCGACCGCTACCTGATGGGACACAGCGATTTGCCGTAACTCACGACGAAATAAAAGACCGCTTGAATTCGATTCAGGCGGTCTTTTTCATATGCGGTTGGCCGTACTGTATACAGTCGCGCTTGGACACGCCGGAACCACGTCTTATCCTGCAAACCGGTAAAATAGGAGACGCCGAACACGAAGTAATTGCCGCAATGTACCTTACACACAACACATCATTCTAGGAGAGTTTATGGCCAACAACGTCCTCATTAGCGAAGAGATGAACGCCGCAATCAACGAGCAAATTGGAAACGAATTGAATGCGTCGATGCAATACATCGCCATTGCGAACTATTTCGCTTCTGAAGATTTGCTTGAACTGTCTCAGCACTTTTATCGCCAGTCTGACGAAGAGCGGGAGCACGCTCTCCGCTTCCTGAAGTTCGTTCTCGATGCCGGCGGCCAGCCCGAAATTTCCACGATTACCGGGCCCAAGAACCGATTTTCAACCGCTGCGGAAGCCATTCAAACCGCACTCGATGGAGAATTTGAGGTTACGCGGCAAATCAACGCTCTCGTCGATTTAGCGGTACGGGAGAGAGACCACATTACGCACAACTATCTGCAATGGTTTGTCACAGAACAACTGGAAGAGGTTTCCAGCATGAGCACCTTGCTAAAAGTCGTTCAGCGCGCGGGTGAAAATCATCTGCTCACAGTCGAAGAGTATCTCGTGCGTCACGGGCGGCTGACGGCTGGCGCCGATGCAGACGCCGCGACCTGAACCACCGTTTATGAAACTCTATTCGTGGAACGTCAACGAAGGTCGCGGCGCGGCGCGCAAATGCGACCGCTATCTGATGGGCACATCCGACTTGCCGTAAATTGAAACTTGTCAAAAATAAAAGCACCCTCCGAAATGGTAGGTGCTTTTATTTTTGTCGCATCCGAGTCTCTTTTGCGATAGAGGCGAGCGCTAAACTCAGCCGCTGGCGAGTTGTCGCGCTTACTGGGTTGTTCCGCCAGTCGTGCCGCCGGTTGTTCCGCCAGTCGTGCCGCCGGTTGTTCCGCCAGTTGTTCCGCCAGTCGTAATACCGCTGTTGCCGCGATTGCCAGTGTTGGTCGCACCATTGCCCGGACGGACGCCGTTCTGCCAACCGGCGCGAGTTCTCGTGCGCGTCGGCGTGTTGGTCGTGGTAGAACCCGTTGCGCCACGAGATCCTCCGGTAGTCGTTTGACGATTGCCAGTGGTGCTTCTAATTCCCGTGGTCGAACCGGTCGTTGCGCGGCTACTTCCCGCAGCGCCCCTCACGCGGCGGCCATTATTGGTTGTTTCGGTGGTCGTTTCCGAAGTGCCTGTCGCTGCGGTGCCGTTACCAAATGCGCCACGCACCCGACGCCCGTTATTGCCTTGTGTTGTCTGGTTCTGACGTTTCGTGCCCGTCGTGCCCTGACGCGCTGCGGAACTATTTCCGGACGTTCGTGCAGCACCTGATGCTCGATTCTGAGTCCCACCGGGATTCGCGGTGGAACCGGCTCGCTGGGTAGAACTCGCGGCGCCACGGCCTGCATGGCCACCCTGAGCCGACGCCACGCCGCCGAGTGCCACCGCTAACCCTGCCCCTACCAATAAAGAATTGTGTGTGAACTTCATCATGTTCGCACCTCCAGACTGGGACGCCGCAAAGTGTCTTCCCGTCAAAGGCCGTATGTGTCTAAGCCCGCACATAAAAATAATTAATGTCCATATTTAACAATGGAGTTGAAGTTCCGGGACACGGTGAAGCAGCAATATCAAATATTTCGAGTACGGTTGATTTCGACTGTACTCGCGCGGCTCAAAAGTCATCGGTATGTGGTAGAAGTACGGTCGAATCGCGCGATGCTTCAGACGCGATGAGTAAATTCCTTTTATTCTATGAACAACGAAACACACGACGAAAAATCCAACCATTCTACCGGACTGGTCCGAACCATGGGCTTAGGCGCGCTGACGATTTACGGCGTCGGCGATATGCTTGGTGCGGGCATTTACGGCACCATCGGCAAAGCGGCGGGTCTGATGGGCAACGCGATCTGGCTCGGCTTTATTGCGTCGATGGTTGCGGCATTGCTCACGGGCTTGTCCTATGCTTCGCTCGGTTCGCGTTATCCGCGCGCGGCGGGTGCGAGTTACGTCACGCAGCGGGCATTTAACGTAAATTTCCTTGCCTACGTCGTTGGCTTGGCCGTGACCGCTTCGGGCCTGACATCATTTGCAACGCAGTCGCGGGCTTTTTCCGGTTATTTCGTCGGATTCCTCGGTTATTCGCTTCCAAGTGCGACGAATGCGACGCTTCCGCCGGCATCGCCAATGATGTGGATGCTGGTGGCTCTCGGTTTTATTCTGCTGCTGTCCTTCGTGAACTTCTGGGGCATCAAGGAATCGCTGTGGATGAATGCCGTTTGTACCGCGGTCGAAGTCGGTGGCGTGCTTTTAGTGATCTTTGTAGGAATGCGCTACTGGGGCCGCGTCGATTTGCTGCAAGGTCCGGCGCTCGCTGAAGGAACCGGCACGACAGCCCTTTCCCTCGGCCTCGTGTTGCAAGGCGCGGCGCTCACGTTTTTCTCGTTCGTCGGCTTCGAGGACATGATTAACGTGTCGGAAGAAGTCAAAGAACCGGAGCGCAATTTTCCTCGAGCGGTGATTATGGCGATTGCAATCGTGACGGTAGTTTATGTGGCAATGGCTGTGACCGTAGTTTCCGTTGTTCCTGCCGCGACGCTGGCGACATCGGGGCAACCGCTCGTCGATGTCGTAAAAGTCGCGGCTCCGTGGTTTCCGCCTGCTGCATTTTCGCTTATCGCTTTATTTGCTATCGCTAACACGGGCCTGCTCAACTACATTATGGGTTCGCGATTGGTTTACGGTATGGCGAAACAAGGTTTGTTACCTAAATCCCTCGGAATCATTCACCCGACGCGACGCACGCCGCACCGGGCAATTCTCGTCCTGATGATGATTGTCATCGCGCTCGCGCTTGTCGGCGATGTTAGCCAACTGGCTTCGGCTACAGCCGCCTTACTGCTCACAGTTTTCATCTTCATCAACGCCGCGCTGATTGTTTTGCAGCGCCGTGCTGGCGAAGCGAAAGGCCGCTTTGAAATCCCTTCGATTGTTCCTGCGCTTGGCATCGTCGCGTGCGCGGCGCTGCTCTATAACACCAAGCCCGAAGCGCTTCGTATCGCGGGCGTTCTCATCATGCTCATCGCCGCGCTCTATTTTATTCTGCGCCCGAAGAACGTCATCGCTGAATAGTACGGTCGAAACCGACCTACTCAGTCGTTGCGCGGCCAGCTTTCGGTGCGCTGCCAGAAATCATCATCGCGCCCGCCGTAATAACGATTCAGCGCCGCGTCCATGACGCGCGACGTGCGCGCTGCGGAAAGGCCTGTCGAAGGACAGGCGCCGCGCCCATGCAGTTCATCGACGATGCTTTGAATTAAGGGCTGCTGAATCGTGGCGGGATTCGGACGACTGATTTCTTCACTACCGCTGGCTGTTTGTAAAAGCAATGGCTCGTCGCCGAAAATCGAAAGCTTCAGTTCGCCTTCGGTTCCGGCAATACGCAGTTCGTCGCGCGAAGAGTGCGAGGCGAAATTCCAAAGCCCAACGCCCGCCGCGCCTCCAGCGCGAAACGAAAGCGAAACGACATCTTCCACATCGGTCACGTCTGCGATGTTGAGCGCATCGCCACGCACGTGGGTGAGCTCGCCAAAAAGAAAATCGAGGATATCGAGCGCGTGCGCCGCCAAATCGAGAAACAAGCCGGCGCCCGCGTGTTCGGGCTGGACGCGCCACGGTAAATCGCCAAGCTGGAAGTTGCGATGCGACGGGGTGCTGTGTTCCAGATGTACGGTCGAAATTTGGCCCAACGCGCCGCTTTCGACGATGTGTTTGGCTTCGACAAAACGCAGCAATCCCCGTCGATAAAACGCAACAAAAAGCGGCACCTGCGCTGCGGCAAATGCCGCGTTAAGACGCTGACATTCGGCAAAACTGCGCGCCATTGGCTTTTCGATGTAACACGGCTTGCCCGCGGCAAGCGCCAGCATCGCCAATTCTTCGTGCGCGCCGGGAGGCGCAGCCACATAAACCGCATCGACCTCGGAGCATTCGACGAGTTGCTGCGCGTTGTCAAACCACAGCGGCACTTTATGGCGGCGCGCGTAATCTTGGGCCTTGGCGGCATCCCGACGCATCACGGCAACAAGAGTACTGTCTTCTATATCGCTAAAAGCGGGGCCGCTTTTGCGCTCGGTCACATCGCCACAGCCGAGAATTCCCCAACGAATCATTGATCGTCCTTTCGTCTTGCAACAAGTGTTGCGAAGGGTTGAGGCACGCCGTTGTGCCACTGCGACAGCGCACAGGTTTCGTGCATCGTGAAGCGGGGCGCCAGCGTTTCAACGAGGGCTTCTATCGAACACAGCCAGATATCGTCTCGCGCCGTGTTCGAGCCACCGGGCGCAAACACGCTTAGGCCGAGAACGCCGCCGGGTGCGACGCACGCTGCGATTTCACCAAGAACGCGCGGAGCCGCTGCGCCCAGAAACTGCAAAGCATTGACACACAGCACAAGGGAAAAACGGCCATGCAACGGCGCGAAATCAAAGGTTGACAAATCGGCCTGAAGCGCTTCGCCTTGCAAACCGCGTGAAGCCAGAATGCGGCGCGTCTTCTCCACTCCCGATGCAGTAAAATCGAGTCCAGTGGAACCGAATCCACTGGCAGCGAGGAACGCCAGATCCTGTCCTTCGCCGCAGCCGCAATCGAGGGCTTTGCCACGTGTTGTTGCGTAACGAACCGCGCGCCGTGCCACGGTTCCGGCGTCGGCTCCGTAATACCAGGCGTCGCTCGCGAAAGCGTTCTGCCAGAACTGAAATTGAGAATTCATGGTTGTTATGCGTTTTGGGCGCAGTGTAACTGGAGTTTTATGAAACGTTGGCACATTATCGTCATTGCACTCGTCGCAGGTTCGTGGATTGCCTCAGGAGCATTTTGGACAGTGCGTGAAAACCGGCGCAATGCCGAGCTCGAGGCACAATCGCCTGGTATGGGCCCTAATGACTCATGGCGTCGCGCGACCAATGAAGAGCGCGCCGCAGTCGTACAAGTCATTAACAAGCAACTGAACGCCTTCAAAAGACGCGATTTCAAAACCGCTTTGCTGCTTCAAAGCACGACGCTGCGCGCGAACTTTTCCTCGCCTGAAAAATTCGAGCGCATGATGCTCTCGTCATATCCCGACTTCTGCAATTTCAAGTCGGCGGACTACGGACGCGGGCGCATCCACCCGAGCAACAATCGCGTCGCGATGCGCGTGACAATCTCGACAGAGCGCGGTGAACAGCTTTCTTCGATTTACCAACTGGTGCAGGAGAATGACACGTGGCGCATCGACGGCGTTTCGACAGGACAGTGGCCGGGCGCGCCCCAAAACTCGCCCAACGTTCGGTCCCGCGACCGTGGGTCGCGCGACGCCCGCCCCCAGCCAAATCCGACGACACCTGCCATTGGCGCTTAATTAAACGGGGTTTCCATGCTTTCGGTTGCCTTGCCCCTCTTCGGTTTTTTTGCTCTCGGAGCCTTTGCCTACAAACCGTTTCTTCTTTCGTTCATGCCGGAAGTGCTGCGCTTTCAAACGGTCGATGTCACGCGCATTCCGCGTCTCGACCGCATTTCATTGCAGCATTTCACCGATGAATTCCTCCGTTTGGGCTTCGTCTGGGTTGGCGACATCACGAATACCTCGGGAATTAAAGCGTTTAATGATGGCTCCGATGCCGCAGGCGCACCAATTCCATCGGTCGATACAATTCAAAATGCGCACGAACTGGTGCCCGGTTTTTGCCGTGTCTTCGCTCACCCGCAGCAAGGCTGTCTCGCCGAAGCGTATCAGCATTTCCCTCCACAGGGCCAGACTTCGACTCCTATGAACATCACTGTTTCCAGCCTGCTTTCCGACGGTTGGGACATCACAACCAGCAACCGCAAGCCCGAAGCGATTCCTTATGTCTTACGACGTCCGCGCGGCATCCGCACTACGCATCCGGGTAGCAATCCGGGCGAATTGCTTAATGCCCATCTTTCGCTGCGAACTAAACTGCAGCACGAACGCGGCACGAAACTCATTCCTCTTTCTCGATTGGAAGATTACGTCGAGCAAGAACGCCGCGTCGTGCGCGAATCCAAAGAAGCCCTGCGTAAACGTCTGGGCCCTGTCGCTTTCTGGGAAGCACTGACATTTCACTTGCAACCTAAACGCGAATGGCTCGGGAAATAGAGGATGCGTTAAGGAAATGGATTATTCGCCAATAGATTTTCGCCTGAATCGAAGATAATCTCCATCTCTTATTCCAAAGGGCGATGGTCCGGCAGCGTGACGATCAATCTATCCCGCAGTCGGAGTGGCTGCGGAACGTGGGGGTTCGGGTGTAACGCCGTGTTGTGGGACGTGTGATTTGGTGTTCCAAGCATTCTCAGAAATGCCAGAAACACTTGAATCCCTCTTTGATTCGGGCTTCGTGCAAAGAATTATGAGCCGCTAACAAGCCCATAACCAGCTTTATAAATTACATAGATCAGAGAAGATAGAAGAACAAAGATAAGAGCGTAGGGATCAATGGAGAAAGCAACCAAGGCTCCAATGAAAGTCCCTTTTTCTTTGTCGCTGAATTCCCATATTTTGCGTTGGATGGCCATAATCCGATTATACCTCGCCTGCTGACAAACAGCGCGCACGCCGCACAACATTAAGAGTAAAGTCGAATTCGACCGTACTCCTATTCCCACCAGGCGACTAAACCAAAGCGTCCTGCACTCCCGTTCTGGCCGCGATGGGAAAAGAATGTTTCGTTCTCACAGCGCGGGCAAAGATTCATTGCTTCTATATTGGGTTCCCTGGCACCGCCACGGAGCGCATCGGATTTGAGCACAGCCGAGAGATCGACATAGGGCTTTGCCGCGCCCTGCACGACAGCGTCCGGTGCCACCGACGCTGCCGCCAAAGCGACTTCCTCGCCGACTTCAAAACACGAGGTGCACAAATGCGGGCCTATACCGATTTGAATTCTTTCCGGCTCGGCGCCTAGTGTTTTCATTTCCTCAATGGTTTGCGAGACGATACGCGCCACGGCGCCACGCCAGCCTGCGTGGACGACAGCCAAAATATGCGCCGAAGCATCAACCAGTAAGAGCGGCGCGCAATCGGCGACCAGAATGAGGAGCGGCGTTTGGTGGTCGGCTGTGATGAGCGCGTCGGTTTGCTGATGCGCACTTTCCCAGTCGAGAGCGCCCTGCCCGCGCGATTCTGCAGCGATAATCTGTGCGCGTGTTTCGTGCGTTTGCTGCGCCGCTGAAAGCATCGTTGCATCGAAGCCGAGGGTCTCGCCCAGTGCGCGCCGATTCGCGCAAACGTGTTCCACATCGTCGCCGACATGAAAAGCCAGATTAAAGCTGTCGTATGGGCCGGGTGGCATTACGGTTGCGGAATGCTCTGGCAACGAATAGCGCGTCGTTACGGCGTGACAAAGGCCCGGCGTTGCAGCAATGTGAGAAAAAGTGAAGAGAGACGGCATAAAGGTGAGAAGGAACTAAGCACTCGCAGTTGCGTCGGCTAAAAAGCGCCGTTATAATGCGCCGTAGCAGTTTAAATGACCGGCCTTGAACCGGGTCAAGGAGATACCATGATTGTTTTAACCGACCGTGCCGCATCGCAGATTCGGGAATTGCTCGAAAAACAGGGCAAAACCGACGCGATGTTGCGCGTTTTCGTATCGGGCGGAGGCTGTTCGGGCTTCCAATATGGCATGAGCTTGGAAGACGCCGCGATGGAAGGCGATTTTCAGGATGAAGTCAACGGCGTTAAAGTCATCGTCGATTCGCGCAGCGCAATGTACATTCAGGGCGCCGAAGTCGATTTCGTCGATAACATGATGGGCGGCGGCTTCAAAATCGATAACCCGAACGCAGCGTCATCGTGCGGTTGCGGCACCTCCTTTACGCCCAAAGAAGGCGCGGAAGGCGAAGAGGCCGAAGCCGTTCCTGCAGCGGCTGGCGGCTGCGGAAGCTGCGCCAACAGCGGCGGTTTCTAAAACCCGCCAAAGCGAAGAAGTACGGTCGAATTCGACCGTACTTTTTTTGTGTCTGCCAACTGGTCTTTCTTCATGCCTGAACTTTCTCTTTTGAGCTGGCTCCTGCTGGGCCTTGGCGCCTTCAGCGTCGGGCTAAGCAAAACCGGCGTTCCCGGAATCGGGATTCTCAACGTCGCGATTTTCGCCCTTGTTCTGCCTTCGGCGAAACATTCGGTGGGCGTCGTCCTGCCAATTCTGATTTCCGCAGACATCGTTGCGGTGCTCGCTTATCGCCGCCAGGCTGTGTGGCATCATTTGTGGCGCTTGTTTCCGTGGGCCATCGCGGGAATTATCATTG
The Abditibacteriaceae bacterium DNA segment above includes these coding regions:
- the gltB gene encoding glutamate synthase large subunit, translated to MTTVGLPTGLPHKQGLYDPAHEHDACGMGFVVDMKGRKSHQLVRQGIEILVHLEHRGASGADVCTGDGAGILTQIPHDFFASVCGFTLPAFGEYGVGMLFLPRDGAARAEIEGRVHAIVEAEGQTVLGWRDVPTNNKSLGDGSSRVEPCVRQIFIGRNPQLHSEDGLAFERELFVIRKRAEHEIRNNKAIADSQFFYLPSLSSRTIVYKGMLTPEQVDDYYLDLADERFTTALALVHSRFSTNTFPSWERAHPYRYVIHNGEINTLRGNANWMHARESLIASDLFGGDVKRIFPIVDNDGSDSQVFDNVLEFLSLGGRSLPHAVMMMIPEPWANHESMNDDKKAFYEYHASLMEPWDGPASIGFTDGTRVGAVLDRNGLRPSRYYVTSDDLVILASEVGVLSIPAEKVVEKGRLQPGRMFLVDTEAGRIISDEEIKNQIATEHPYRQWLADNLIKMADIADAPHAPAIDHDTVQQRQHAFGYTFEDLQVIVGPMAKQGIEPIGSMGTDIPLAVLSNKPQLMYSYFKQLFAQVTNPPIDSIREEIITSAVTTIGPERNLLQPTPESCRQIEIQNPILSVEELEKVRSISTPGFSTVTLPILFDPKSGGEGLEKALNDLFAAADKAVEDGINIIILSDREVSAERAAMPALLAVAGLHHHLIRNGNRTKIGLLLESGEPREVHHFALLLGYGVGAICPYLAYESLADMIKTGLLPGVEFKDAVYKFRKAAVKGVVKTMSKMGISTIQSYRGAQIFEAVGLHEDVVNRYFTWTASRIQGIGIQEIAEQCRARHHRAFPDNEVDEALDVGGKYAWRREGEFHSFNPATIHKLQFACRTENYRAFKEYTEMLNEQQTQLSTLRGLLSFKDRPSVPIEEVETVEQIVARFKTGAMSYGSISSEAHEALAIAMNRLGGKSNTGEGGEDPARYTVEENGDSKNSAIKQVASGRFGVTSNYLVNAQEIQIKMAQGAKPGEGGQLPGTKVYPWVAKVRGSTPGVGLISPPPHHDIYSIEDLAELIHDLKNANRYARINVKLVSEVGVGTIAAGVAKAKADVILISGYEGGTGASPQSSIYNAGLPWELGIAEANQTLLLNDLRSRVTLETDGKLMTGRDVVIACLLGAEEFGFATTPLVVMGCIMMRACHLDTCPVGVATQNPALRKLFTGDPGHVVNFMRFIAQDMREVMAELGFRTINEMVGRSDVLEVRKAIEHWQARGVDLSGLLYKPEVGESVGTYCQQIQDHGIDKTLDVTKLLDLAKPALESGEKVDVEMPIGNLNRVVGTVLGSEVTRKYGLEGLPDDTITLRFNGSAGQSFGAFMPHGMTLSLVGDANDYVGKGLSGGKIVIASPPESTFAPEDNIIIGNVAFYGATAGEAYISGMAGERFCVRNSGVRAVIEAVGDHGCEYMTGGEVVVLGKTGRNFAAGMSGGIAYVFDADGSFPGHCNKEMVDLDALDDVEEILELRATVQRHADLTGSKLAQRILENWEASVAKFVKVFPKDYKRAQEAMRRVTAQGLTGDEAVMAAFEDNIRDAARVANA
- a CDS encoding glutamate synthase subunit beta, translated to MGKPTGFLEFKRELPADRQPVERIKDWKEFHFHLDEPKLREQGARCMNCGVPFCHTGAMFNGMASGCPINNLIPEWNDLVYRGLWEQAAERLYKTNNFPEFTGRVCPAPCEGSCVLGINNPPVTIKNIECEISDRANKNGWRQPELPEKRTGKKIAVVGSGPAGLACADQLNKAGHTVTVYERADRVGGLLMYGIPNMKLDKEVVQARVDLMAAEGVTFLTGVEVGKDVSSEQLRNDFDAIVLCGGATKPRDLPIEGRDLKGVHFAMDFLRANTKSLLDSYHENGDYISAKDKDVIVIGGGDTGTDCVGTSLRHGCRSVTQLELLPQSPLERTADNPWPQWPRVHKVDYGQEEAAEIFGADPRRYSVMTERFVGDEDGNLKEIHTVEIVWAKDESGRFTHTKVAGSEKVLPAQLVLLAMGFMGPENTVLGALEVETDERSNAKAEHGKFTTNIDGVFAAGDMRRGQSLVVWAINEGRGAARECDRYLMGHSDLP
- a CDS encoding ferritin encodes the protein MANNVLISEEMNAAINEQIGNELNASMQYIAIANYFASEDLLELSQHFYRQSDEEREHALRFLKFVLDAGGQPEISTITGPKNRFSTAAEAIQTALDGEFEVTRQINALVDLAVRERDHITHNYLQWFVTEQLEEVSSMSTLLKVVQRAGENHLLTVEEYLVRHGRLTAGADADAAT